A single genomic interval of Pochonia chlamydosporia 170 chromosome 7, whole genome shotgun sequence harbors:
- a CDS encoding TAM domain methyltransferase (similar to Metarhizium acridum CQMa 102 XP_007810643.1) — MNDDDSTFGEAPSNASTSIRSSITRYEWKHNRRYHAYQAGAYPFPNDEREQDRLDMLHYAMTRLLDDRLFLAPIQPDGMRILDVGTGTGLWPIQMGDLYAGAAITGNDLSPIQPTWVPTNVNFLIDDVELDWIETNKYDYIHCRCMAASIKDWPRLLRQIHNALKPGGWVEFQDFTPHFDFEDGSVAADHPNHPIIQLFDALAQACAKTGRILDMVPYIRRWCTDAGFPTVDRHSFRVPVGKWPKDQRSKEIGSMMAVNLCDGVDGMTAVLLRDVLGWSAEEVEMLNASVRSSTRSDPKLICGFEVFLAQKSK; from the coding sequence ATGAACGACGATGACTCTACCTTTGGGGAAGCACCCTCCAACGCGAGCACCTCCATCCGCAGCTCCATCACCCGCTACGAATGGAAGCACAACCGCCGATATCACGCCTACCAAGCCGGGGCGTACCCCTTCCCCAACGACGAGCGCGAGCAAGACCGTCTGGACATGCTGCACTACGCCATGACGCGGCTCCTCGACGACAGGCTCTTCCTGGCGCCCATCCAGCCCGACGGCATGAGGATCCTCGACGTCGGCACCGGAACGGGACTCTGGCCCATCCAAATGGGCGACTTATACGCCGGAGCCGCCATCACCGGCAACGACCTCAGCCCCATCCAACCGACCTGGGTGCCTACCAACGTCAACTTCCTCATAGACGACGTCGAGCTGGACTGGATCGAGACAAACAAGTACGACTACATCCACTGCCGGTGCATGGCCGCCTCCATAAAAGACTGGCCACGCCTCCTTCGCCAGATTCACAACGCCCTGAAGCCAGGGGGATGGGTGGAATTCCAGGACTTCACACCGCActtcgactttgaagacGGTTCCGTCGCCGCAGACCACCCCAACCACCCCATCATACAGCTCTTCGACGCGCTGGCGCAGGCGTGCGCCAAGACCGGAAGAATACTCGACATGGTGCCTTACATCCGACGCTGGTGCACCGACGCGGGCTTCCCGACCGTCGACCGGCATTCCTTTCGAGTGCCCGTCGGCAAGTGGCCCAAGGACCAGCGGAGCAAGGAGATTGGGTCGATGATGGCGGTCAATCTCTGCGATGGGGTGGATGGCATGACGGCCGTGTTGCTGAGGGACGTGCTGGGCTGGTCGGCCGAGGAGGTGGAGATGCTGAACGCAAGTGTGAGGAGTTCCACGAGGTCGGACCCCAAGCTTATTTGTGGGTTTGAAGTTTTCCTGGCACAAAAGAGCAAATGA